From a single Acidobacteriota bacterium genomic region:
- a CDS encoding MOSC domain-containing protein yields the protein MADDGVLAKIWIKRAKLGPMDEQPTARLVAGRGLADNADQGGRRQVTLLDDAAWQRAIDELGVEVDPRARRANLLIRGLTLAGPRFRVLRIGDCRLRVLGETRPCERMDEASPGLRAALSPEWRGGVFAEVLDDGEIRLGDAVRWE from the coding sequence ATGGCCGACGACGGCGTGCTGGCGAAGATCTGGATCAAGCGCGCCAAGCTCGGTCCGATGGACGAGCAGCCGACGGCGCGACTGGTCGCCGGCCGTGGCCTGGCCGACAATGCCGACCAGGGTGGCCGGCGCCAGGTCACCCTGCTCGACGACGCCGCCTGGCAGCGAGCGATCGACGAGCTCGGCGTCGAGGTCGACCCGCGGGCGCGCCGCGCCAACTTGCTGATCCGCGGCCTGACCCTCGCCGGACCGCGCTTTCGGGTGCTGCGCATTGGCGACTGTCGCCTACGGGTGCTCGGCGAGACCCGCCCGTGCGAGCGCATGGACGAGGCCTCTCCGGGGCTGCGGGCGGCGCTGTCGCCGGAGTGGCGCGGCGGCGTCTTCGCAGAGGTCCTCGACGACGGCGAGATTCGCCTCGGCGACGCGGTGCGCTGGGAGTAA
- a CDS encoding DoxX family protein, translating to MKRFKLEKLQRHRDFGLLVARLGLGVMFILHGYPKMLGGPESWQGLGKAMGYVGVDFLPAFWGFAAAFAELVGGALLILGWFFRPACLLLTLTMAVAATMHLRSGDGLAAASHAIEVGAVFFGLLFVGPGKHSVDQR from the coding sequence GTGAAGCGCTTCAAGCTCGAGAAGCTGCAGCGTCATCGGGACTTCGGTCTGCTGGTGGCGCGCCTCGGCTTGGGGGTGATGTTCATCCTCCACGGCTATCCCAAGATGCTCGGTGGACCCGAGAGCTGGCAGGGGCTCGGCAAGGCCATGGGGTATGTCGGTGTGGACTTCCTGCCGGCGTTCTGGGGCTTCGCGGCGGCCTTCGCCGAGCTCGTCGGGGGAGCCCTCCTGATCCTCGGCTGGTTCTTTCGTCCCGCCTGCCTTCTGCTCACCTTGACGATGGCGGTGGCGGCGACCATGCACCTGCGCAGCGGTGACGGCTTGGCGGCCGCTTCCCACGCCATCGAGGTGGGGGCGGTGTTCTTCGGGCTGCTCTTCGTTGGCCCTGGCAAGCACAGCGTCGATCAACGTTAG
- a CDS encoding cobalamin-binding protein, translated as MAARRIVSLVPGGTEMVFALGAQSDLVGVSHECDHPAAARDLPQLTGALLEAGLTPAEIDQRVKAAASEGGELSRLDTALLARLRPDLVITQDLCPVCAVDSAQLETQMPSCPELFSLHGQTLEGVFADLERLAAELDRVAAGASLVAHLRRRLEAVRRGVAGRRRPQVVALEWLDPPFLGGHWVPEMIAIAGGSDALAGPGEPSREAAWEEIVQADPDVLLLMPCGYDELAARRQAATLSDRPGWTGLRAVRQRQVFAVDANGLFSRPGPRLVDGAERLAELLHDWRPESDRRDQPRIRRSS; from the coding sequence GTGGCTGCCCGACGTATCGTGTCGCTGGTTCCGGGAGGCACCGAGATGGTCTTCGCCCTCGGTGCCCAGAGCGACCTCGTCGGGGTCAGCCACGAATGCGACCATCCGGCCGCGGCCCGCGACCTTCCGCAGCTCACCGGCGCCCTCCTCGAGGCCGGCCTGACGCCGGCGGAGATCGACCAGCGGGTCAAGGCGGCAGCCTCCGAAGGGGGCGAGCTGTCGCGCCTCGACACCGCCCTCTTGGCCCGCCTGCGTCCGGACCTGGTGATCACCCAGGATCTCTGCCCGGTGTGCGCCGTCGATTCGGCCCAGCTCGAGACGCAGATGCCATCGTGCCCGGAGCTGTTCTCCCTCCACGGACAGACCCTCGAAGGCGTCTTCGCCGACCTCGAACGGCTCGCCGCCGAGCTCGATCGGGTCGCAGCCGGCGCAAGCCTGGTGGCACACCTGCGCCGGCGCCTCGAAGCGGTGCGCCGGGGCGTCGCCGGCCGACGGAGGCCCCAGGTGGTGGCCCTCGAGTGGCTCGATCCGCCCTTCCTCGGCGGTCACTGGGTTCCCGAGATGATCGCCATCGCCGGCGGCTCCGATGCCCTCGCCGGACCTGGTGAGCCCTCCCGCGAAGCGGCATGGGAAGAGATCGTGCAAGCCGATCCGGACGTTCTTTTGTTGATGCCCTGCGGCTACGACGAGCTCGCGGCCCGGCGCCAGGCAGCGACCCTCAGCGACCGACCCGGCTGGACCGGCCTACGCGCCGTTCGCCAGCGCCAAGTCTTCGCCGTCGACGCTAACGGCCTCTTCTCTAGGCCGGGGCCGCGCCTGGTGGACGGCGCCGAGCGCCTCGCCGAGCTACTCCACGACTGGCGCCCGGAAAGCGACCGCCGAGACCAACCCCGGATCCGCCGGTCGAGCTGA
- a CDS encoding alpha/beta fold hydrolase, whose translation MNLAGHLNTVSERLRVFFSPVPEPPARPWSLTVEDPDLGPVLLTGRLSELDSSSLVVILHGLGGCSESHYARRAAQQILASGVACLRLNLRGSDRLGEDFYHAGLTTDLHQVLASRELAFYDQIYVLGFSLGGHVALRAATEASDERWRSVAAVCAPLDLAPCARLLDRPSAIVYRTYLLNGLKDIYGAVATRRPVPLELAEARRIRSLREWDDRVVAPRHGFANGADYYARASVGPRLGGLRRQALLVLAEDDPMVPVAALDERLAAAPAALKVRRLASGGHLGFPRSADLGWPGEGFAAQLLGWLQRSASEAAPQVVATPPEVGS comes from the coding sequence ATGAATCTCGCCGGGCACCTGAACACCGTCAGCGAGCGTCTGCGGGTCTTTTTCTCGCCGGTGCCGGAACCGCCGGCCCGGCCCTGGAGCCTGACGGTGGAGGATCCGGACCTCGGGCCGGTGCTGTTGACCGGTCGCTTGAGCGAGCTCGACTCGTCGTCTCTGGTGGTGATCCTCCATGGCCTCGGCGGATGCTCCGAGAGTCACTACGCGCGCCGCGCGGCGCAGCAGATCCTGGCCTCCGGGGTGGCCTGCCTGCGGCTCAATTTGCGCGGCTCGGATCGCCTGGGAGAGGATTTCTACCACGCCGGCTTGACCACCGATCTGCACCAGGTGCTGGCTTCTCGCGAGCTGGCGTTCTATGACCAGATCTACGTGCTGGGGTTCTCTCTCGGCGGCCACGTCGCTCTGCGCGCCGCCACCGAGGCCTCGGACGAGCGCTGGCGTTCGGTGGCGGCGGTCTGCGCGCCGCTCGATCTGGCACCCTGCGCCCGCCTCCTCGACCGGCCTTCGGCGATCGTCTACCGCACCTATCTCCTCAACGGACTGAAGGACATCTACGGCGCCGTGGCGACCCGCCGGCCGGTGCCCCTGGAGCTCGCCGAGGCGCGCCGCATCCGCTCCCTGCGCGAGTGGGATGACCGCGTGGTGGCGCCCCGCCACGGCTTCGCGAACGGGGCGGACTACTACGCCCGGGCGAGCGTCGGCCCACGCCTCGGCGGCTTGCGGCGACAAGCCCTGCTGGTGCTGGCGGAGGACGACCCGATGGTGCCGGTCGCGGCCCTCGACGAGCGGCTGGCGGCGGCGCCGGCGGCCTTGAAGGTGCGGCGTCTGGCCTCCGGAGGGCACCTCGGCTTTCCTCGCTCGGCGGACCTCGGTTGGCCCGGGGAGGGCTTTGCCGCTCAGCTTCTGGGTTGGCTCCAGCGTTCCGCCAGCGAGGCCGCTCCGCAAGTCGTCGCAACACCACCGGAGGTCGGATCGTGA